From the Solanum lycopersicum chromosome 10, SLM_r2.1 genome, one window contains:
- the LOC543655 gene encoding peroxisomal membrane protein 11C-like isoform X1 has product MSTLDVARAELALAVLYLNKAEARDKICRAIQYGAKFLSDGQPGTAQNVDKSTSLARKLFRLFKFINDLHALISPNAPGTPLPLILLGKSKNALLSTYLFLDQFVWLGRSGIYKNKEQTELIGRISFFSWMGSSICTALVEIGELGRLSSSMKKLEKELKNTDKYMNEQYRSKLQKSNERSLALIKAGTDIVVAVGLLQLAPKKVTPRVTGAFGFVSSLISCYQLLPSSPKDKAS; this is encoded by the exons ATGAGCACCTTAGATGTCGCACGCGCTGAGCTTGCACTTGCAGTGTTGTATTTGAACAAAGCAGAAGCAAGAGACAAGATATGCAGGGCTATACAATATGGTGCAAAATTCCTGAGTGATGGACAGCCCGGGACTGCGCAAAATGTTGATAAATCCACTAGTTTAGCAAGGAAATTGTTCCGTCTTTTCAAG TTTATCAATGATCTTCATGCTCTTATTAGCCCAAATGCTCCAGGAACCCCACTTCCACTCATCTTGTTGGGAAAG TCTAAAAATGCATTACTATCAACTTATTTGTTTCTGGATCAATTTGTCTGGCTTGGAAGGTCAGGCATTTACAAG AACAAAGAACAAACGGAGTTGATTGGCAGAATCTCTTTCTTTAGTTGGATGGGATCCTCAATTTGTACCGCCTTGGTGGAG ATTGGAGAACTTGGAAGGCTTTCATCATCAATGAAAAAGTTAGAAAAGGAACTAAAGAATACTGATAAATATATG AATGAGCAATATCGAAGTAAGCTTCAAAAGTCGAATGAGAGATCCCTAGCCCTGATTAAGGCAGGCACAGATATAGTGGTTGCTGTTGGATTACTTCAATTGGCACCCAAGAAAGTCACCCCTCGTGTAACGGGAGCCTTTGGCTTCGTTAGCTCGCTGATTTCATGTTATCAG TTGCTTCCGTCATCGCCAAAGGACAAAGCGTCCTGA
- the LOC101249028 gene encoding F-box protein At4g00755, producing MESRADFVQCLGSDMSINILACLNEPVDVVRAGSVSRLWHHFVITNGISKKLCLKRFPQLSGIARITEPDWITTEANGAGSNNSSWDILKRDHNVYASLLHAITTLNTCQCECIAYAVSASSTDRFPAESVANTLTTRRYLGGHSYWSSKGHADPDSPETLIYKLKADLCVISEISVQPFEAFYQPGQPIYSAKSVRFRLGHPKNSLDENDVLQMPQQQAADDKFIWTYTSEVYPMEQKNCLQQYKLPEPVLCIGGYLQIELLGRVQRQHSDNLFYTCVSHVKVMGGGPLCPAFDIDILEPSGKFALKYTPGVLRWMLPSFSENSNMSPMPAEEEAVENVGVMGFLLQAYHGGIEPMVWDEPMEWDDNDEEMDELGVL from the exons ATGGAGTCTCGGGCTGATTTTGTACAATGTCTTGGAAGTGACATGTCAATTAATATTCTGGCATGTTTGAATGAGCCAGTAGATGTGGTCCGTGCAGGCTCCGTCTCAAGACTTTGGCACCATTTTG TGATTACGAATGGGATTTCCAAGAAACTATGTCTGAAAAGGTTTCCTCAGCTTTCTGGGATTGCACGTATAACTGAACCAGATTGGATAACAACAGAAGCAAATGGTGCTGGATCCAACAATTCCAGTTGGGATATTCTGAAGAGAGACCACAATGTTTATGCTTCTCTCCTTCATGCTATTACAACATTAAACACATGTCAGTGTGAATGCATAGCATATGCAGTTAGTGCTTCTAGTACAGATAGATTTCCTGCCGAAAGTGTTGCCAATACTTTAACAACTAGGAGATATCTTGGTGGACATTCATACTGGTCAAGTAAAGGACATGCTGATCCAGATTCCCCCGAGACATTAATTTACAAATTGAAAGCCGATCTGTGTGTTATTAGTGAAATTAGTGTACAACCTTTTGAAG CTTTTTACCAGCCCGGCCAGCCTATATACTCTGCAAAATCTGTTCGATTTCGGTTAGGACACCCCAAAAATTCACTAGACGAAAATGATGTCCTGCAAATGCCTCAGCAACAGGCTGCTGATGACAAGTTTATATGGACGTATACATCAGAAGTATACCCTATGGAACAG AAAAACTGCTTGCAGCAGTACAAGCTACCAGAACCAGTGCTTTGCATTGGTGGATATCTGCAGATTGAACTGCTGGGTAGAGTTCAGAGGCAACATTCAGACAACTTGTTTTACACATG CGTTAGCCATGTGAAAGTCATGGGTGGTGGTCCTCTGTGCCCTGCATTTGACATAGATATCCTCGAACCATCAGGGAAGTTTGCGTTGAAGTACACCCCAGGGGTTCTCCGATGGATGTTGCCAAGCTTTTCAGAAAACTCAAATATGTCTCCAATGCCAGCAGAGGAAGAAGCGGTTGAAAATGTAGGTGTTATGGGGTTTCTGTTACAGGCTTACCATGGGGGTATTGAACCGATGGTATGGGATGAACCCATGGAATGGGATGACAACGATGAAGAAATGGATGAACTTGGTGTACTTTAG